In Streptomyces seoulensis, the following are encoded in one genomic region:
- a CDS encoding RDD family protein, with protein sequence MDNREVMGSWLSGPRAAMEDAGADFGYRGEQLGLPESGPNSIARPGRRLGALAVDWALCVLIAYGLITHGNSPATSNWALLLFLVLSVLTVGTLGSTPGKRLFGLRVVALETGTVNPARALLRTFLLCLAVPALVWDRDGRGLHDRLAKTVEVRI encoded by the coding sequence GTGGACAACAGGGAAGTGATGGGGTCGTGGCTCTCCGGGCCGCGCGCGGCCATGGAAGATGCGGGCGCCGACTTCGGGTACCGGGGCGAGCAGCTCGGTCTGCCGGAGAGCGGACCGAACTCGATCGCCCGTCCGGGTCGCCGGCTCGGCGCGCTCGCCGTGGACTGGGCGCTGTGCGTGCTGATCGCATACGGCCTGATCACCCACGGCAACAGCCCCGCCACCAGCAACTGGGCGCTGCTCCTCTTCCTCGTGCTGAGCGTCCTCACCGTGGGCACCCTCGGCTCCACGCCGGGCAAGCGCCTGTTCGGGCTGCGCGTGGTCGCCCTGGAGACCGGCACCGTCAACCCGGCGCGCGCCCTGCTGCGCACCTTCCTGCTCTGCCTGGCCGTCCCCGCCCTGGTCTGGGACCGCGACGGCCGTGGCCTGCACGACCGCCTCGCCAAGACCGTCGAGGTCAGGATCTGA
- the glnA gene encoding type I glutamate--ammonia ligase, producing MFQNADEAKKFIADEDVKFVDVRFCDLPGVMQHFTVPVEAFDPDEELAFDGSSIRGFQAIHESDMALRADLSTSRVDPFRRDKTLNINFFIHDPITGEQYSRDPRNVAKKAEAYLASTGIADTAFFGPEAEFYVFDSVRFKTAENEAFYHIDSEAGAWNTGALEDNRGYKVRYKGGYFPVPPVDHFADLRAEISLELDKAGLKVERQHHEVGTAGQAEINYKFNTLLAAADDLQLFKYIVKNVAWRNGKTATFMPKPIFGDNGSGMHVHQSLWSGGAPLFYDEAGYAGLSDMARYYIGGILKHAPSLLAFTNPTVNSYHRLVPGFEAPINLVYSQRNRSAAMRIPITGSNPKAKRVEFRAPDSSGNPYLAFSALLLAGIDGIKNKIEPAEPIDKDLYELAPEEHAGVAQVPTSLPAVLDRLEADHDFLLQGDVFTPDLIETWIDYKRTNEIAPLQLRPHPHEFELYYDV from the coding sequence ATGTTCCAGAACGCCGACGAGGCCAAGAAGTTCATCGCGGACGAGGACGTCAAGTTCGTCGACGTCAGGTTCTGCGACCTGCCGGGCGTCATGCAGCACTTCACGGTGCCCGTCGAGGCGTTCGACCCGGACGAGGAGCTGGCGTTCGACGGGTCGTCGATCCGCGGTTTCCAGGCCATCCACGAGTCCGACATGGCGCTGCGCGCCGACCTGTCGACCTCCCGGGTGGACCCCTTCCGCCGCGACAAGACGCTGAACATCAACTTCTTCATCCACGACCCGATCACGGGCGAGCAGTACTCCCGTGACCCGCGCAACGTGGCGAAGAAGGCCGAGGCGTACCTCGCGTCCACCGGCATCGCCGACACCGCGTTCTTCGGCCCCGAGGCCGAGTTCTACGTGTTCGACAGCGTGCGCTTCAAGACCGCCGAGAACGAGGCGTTCTACCACATCGACTCCGAGGCGGGTGCCTGGAACACCGGCGCGCTCGAGGACAACCGGGGTTACAAGGTCCGCTACAAGGGCGGCTACTTCCCGGTCCCGCCGGTCGACCACTTCGCCGACCTGCGTGCCGAGATCTCGCTGGAGCTGGACAAGGCCGGCCTCAAGGTCGAGCGCCAGCACCACGAGGTGGGTACGGCCGGCCAGGCCGAGATCAACTACAAGTTCAACACGCTGCTCGCCGCCGCGGACGACCTCCAGCTCTTCAAGTACATCGTGAAGAACGTGGCCTGGCGCAACGGCAAGACCGCGACCTTCATGCCGAAGCCGATCTTCGGCGACAACGGCTCGGGCATGCACGTCCACCAGTCGCTGTGGTCGGGCGGCGCCCCGCTCTTCTACGACGAGGCCGGTTACGCGGGTCTGTCGGACATGGCGCGCTACTACATCGGCGGCATCCTCAAGCACGCCCCGTCGCTGCTGGCCTTCACCAACCCGACGGTGAACTCGTACCACCGTCTGGTGCCGGGCTTCGAGGCACCGATCAACCTGGTGTACTCGCAGCGCAACCGCTCCGCGGCGATGCGTATCCCGATCACGGGCTCCAACCCGAAGGCCAAGCGCGTCGAGTTCCGCGCGCCGGACTCCTCGGGCAACCCGTACCTCGCGTTCTCCGCGCTGCTCCTGGCGGGCATCGACGGTATCAAGAACAAGATCGAGCCGGCCGAGCCGATCGACAAGGACCTCTACGAGCTGGCCCCCGAGGAGCACGCGGGCGTCGCCCAGGTCCCCACCTCCCTCCCGGCCGTCCTCGACCGCCTCGAAGCCGACCACGACTTCCTCCTCCAGGGCGACGTCTTCACCCCGGACCTCATCGAGACGTGGATCGACTACAAGCGCACGAACGAGATCGCGCCCCTGCAGCTGCGTCCGCACCCGCACGAGTTCGAGCTGTACTACGACGTGTAA
- a CDS encoding ASCH domain-containing protein, with translation MTRVHDLNLYRQYFDLVADGTKTIEVRVKYPHLAGLGTGDTIRFRVKGTDETCDVRILRVTEYADFETMLDTEGPDKVNPTADREQQLANIRGIYPPEKEALGVLAVEIERL, from the coding sequence ATGACCCGCGTCCACGACCTCAACCTCTACCGCCAGTACTTCGACCTCGTCGCCGACGGCACCAAGACCATCGAGGTCCGGGTCAAGTACCCACACCTGGCCGGCCTCGGCACCGGCGACACCATCCGCTTCCGGGTGAAGGGCACGGACGAGACCTGCGACGTACGGATTCTGCGCGTCACGGAGTACGCGGATTTCGAGACCATGCTGGACACCGAGGGCCCTGACAAGGTCAACCCGACGGCCGACCGCGAGCAGCAGCTTGCCAACATCCGCGGAATCTATCCGCCCGAAAAGGAGGCTCTCGGAGTCCTGGCGGTGGAGATCGAGCGACTGTAG
- the htpX gene encoding zinc metalloprotease HtpX, which yields MQSRFRSDRRLTVRMTVTMFLLGLLYVAFVAALIVLLKSWILVAVLVAVMFVAQFWFSDKIAMYAMRGHEVEREQYPELHAVVDRLCAIADMPKPVIAVSELDMPNAFATGRNPDHAVVCVTTGLLRRLEPAELEGVLAHELSHVAHKDVAVITIASFLGVIAGLIVRFMFYSQLFGGGRRDQNTAAIFAAVIGVSAAVYAISFLLIRALSRYRELAADRAAAHLTGRPSALASALTKVSGEIARIPTKDLRTAQAFNAFYFTPATGKEPGIERIFSTHPPLEQRLAQLGRISAELGEAATPEKTG from the coding sequence ATGCAGAGCCGTTTCCGGAGTGACCGTCGGCTGACCGTGCGGATGACGGTCACCATGTTTCTGCTCGGACTGCTGTACGTGGCGTTCGTCGCCGCGCTGATCGTGCTGCTGAAGTCGTGGATTCTGGTCGCGGTGCTGGTGGCCGTGATGTTCGTGGCCCAGTTCTGGTTCTCCGACAAGATCGCCATGTACGCGATGCGCGGGCATGAGGTGGAGCGGGAGCAGTATCCCGAGCTGCACGCGGTGGTGGACCGGCTGTGCGCCATCGCGGACATGCCGAAGCCGGTGATCGCCGTGTCCGAGCTGGACATGCCCAACGCGTTCGCCACCGGCCGGAACCCCGATCACGCGGTGGTCTGTGTGACCACCGGCCTGCTGCGGCGGCTGGAGCCGGCCGAGCTGGAGGGCGTGCTGGCGCACGAGCTGTCGCACGTGGCGCACAAGGACGTCGCCGTGATCACGATCGCGTCGTTCCTGGGCGTGATCGCCGGGCTGATCGTCCGGTTCATGTTCTACTCGCAGCTGTTCGGCGGGGGCCGGCGCGACCAGAACACCGCCGCGATCTTCGCCGCGGTGATCGGTGTCTCGGCCGCCGTGTACGCGATCAGCTTCCTGCTGATCCGGGCCCTGTCCCGGTACCGCGAGCTGGCCGCCGACCGTGCGGCCGCGCACCTGACCGGCCGCCCCTCCGCGCTGGCGTCGGCGCTGACCAAGGTGTCCGGCGAGATCGCCCGTATCCCGACCAAGGATCTGCGCACCGCGCAGGCGTTCAACGCGTTCTACTTCACCCCCGCCACCGGCAAGGAGCCGGGCATCGAGCGGATCTTCTCCACCCACCCTCCGCTGGAGCAGCGGCTCGCCCAGCTGGGCCGGATCTCCGCCGAGC